One region of bacterium genomic DNA includes:
- a CDS encoding Crp/Fnr family transcriptional regulator, whose amino-acid sequence MAEERIIRLLKKVPLFAKLNDADVSQIADQCLRRECERDQVLLVEEEVGQTLFILLKGMVKVTRTSDEGREVIITILKSGDFFGELSLIDGKGRSATVVAMEESEFLTLRRAEFLSMLERYPVIAVEMMRVMADRIRRADTQIENLTLQDAFGRVGSTLIHVAEQTGYLRGPSMIIPKIPVQQDLANMAGTARETISRVMAEYEDKGLIEREGHRVVILDFEKFKKDILG is encoded by the coding sequence ATGGCCGAAGAGCGTATTATCCGGTTGCTGAAGAAAGTACCCCTTTTTGCCAAATTGAACGATGCCGATGTTTCCCAGATTGCGGATCAGTGCCTTCGTCGTGAATGTGAACGGGATCAGGTCCTTCTGGTCGAGGAAGAGGTTGGTCAAACGTTATTCATTTTGCTCAAGGGGATGGTCAAAGTAACCCGCACCAGCGACGAAGGCCGGGAAGTCATCATCACCATTTTGAAATCCGGAGATTTTTTCGGCGAACTTTCCTTGATCGACGGCAAGGGACGTTCCGCCACCGTGGTGGCTATGGAGGAATCCGAGTTTTTGACTCTACGCCGCGCTGAGTTCCTGTCCATGCTGGAACGATACCCCGTGATCGCGGTTGAAATGATGCGCGTGATGGCCGACCGCATCCGCCGTGCCGACACGCAAATCGAAAATCTTACTTTGCAGGACGCCTTCGGACGCGTGGGATCCACTCTCATCCACGTTGCAGAGCAAACCGGCTATCTGCGCGGCCCCAGCATGATCATTCCAAAAATTCCGGTGCAGCAGGATCTCGCCAATATGGCGGGCACGGCACGTGAAACCATCTCGCGCGTAATGGCCGAATACGAGGATAAAGGCCTGATTGAACGAGAGGGCCACCGGGTGGTCATCCTGGACTTTGAAAAATTTAAAAAAGACATCCTCGGCTGA
- a CDS encoding glycyl radical protein: MNERVRRLRENSLNTVPYLSPERAILVTDAYAQAGDVSAPMRRALVFRSLMENKVVCIQDSEWIVGERGPAPKATYTYPELTCHSLEDLDVLHHREKTPFQVSEAMRDIYRERIIPYWRGRTMREKIFSHMTPAWRRCYQSGVFTEFMEQRAPGHTVLDDKIYRLGMLDFIKRIDDALLKLDYLHDQTAWQRSEELQAMRICAQAIITLANRYAQEAERLAQQERSLQRQRELKRIAEICRWVPACPPRSFHEALQSYWFVHLGVITELNPWDSFNPGRLDQHLYPFYQSDRAVGALDQEAARELLQCFWIKFNNQPAPPKVGVTAAESATYTDFANINSGGLQADGSDGVNEVTYLILDVIDEMRLLQPSSNIQLSHKNPDAFLRRALQIVAKGWGQPSLFNADAVVAELLRQGKSLVDARNGGTSGCVETGAFGKESYILTGYFNLPKIFEITLNNGRDPRTGETIGLRLDLDWARVSFDELVNAYRAQVNHFVDIKVAGNQIIERLYAAFMPVPFLSILIDDCILTGKDYHDGGARYNSTYIQGVGLGTITDCLSAVKYHVFETKRITMAELLTALQNDFVGDEELRLLLVNRTPRYGNDDDFADALMKQVFELFYQAVEGRKNTKGGEYHIDLLPTTCHVYFGSLTGATADGRKAGKPLSEGISPVQGADRKGPTAVLKSAAKMDHVRTGGTLLNLKFTPSLLQGEKGMNSLGHLVRSYFHLGGHHVQFNVVSAQGLKEAQQHPEQHRDLIVRVAGYSDYFCDLSAPLQNEIIERTEHGSI, encoded by the coding sequence ATGAACGAACGTGTTCGCCGATTGCGCGAAAATAGTCTGAACACTGTGCCCTATCTGTCGCCCGAAAGGGCGATTCTCGTCACCGACGCGTATGCTCAAGCAGGCGATGTATCCGCCCCCATGCGGCGGGCGCTGGTTTTTCGATCTCTGATGGAGAACAAGGTTGTCTGCATTCAGGACAGTGAATGGATCGTCGGTGAAAGGGGGCCTGCGCCGAAAGCGACCTATACCTATCCGGAACTGACCTGCCATTCGCTCGAGGATTTGGATGTGCTGCACCACAGGGAAAAAACGCCCTTCCAGGTCAGCGAGGCCATGCGCGACATTTATCGCGAACGCATCATTCCCTACTGGCGCGGCCGCACCATGCGGGAAAAGATTTTCTCTCACATGACGCCGGCCTGGCGTCGATGCTATCAATCCGGAGTGTTTACCGAGTTCATGGAGCAACGCGCCCCGGGTCATACGGTGCTGGACGACAAGATTTACCGTCTGGGGATGCTGGATTTCATCAAACGGATCGACGACGCGTTGCTGAAATTGGACTATCTGCACGATCAGACCGCCTGGCAGCGGTCTGAAGAACTGCAGGCCATGCGCATCTGTGCTCAGGCCATCATCACTCTGGCCAACCGCTATGCCCAGGAGGCGGAGCGGCTGGCGCAGCAGGAGAGATCGCTGCAACGTCAGCGCGAGCTGAAGCGCATTGCCGAGATCTGCCGATGGGTGCCAGCATGTCCGCCGCGGTCGTTTCATGAAGCGCTGCAATCCTATTGGTTTGTTCATCTCGGCGTGATCACAGAGCTCAATCCATGGGATTCCTTTAATCCCGGCCGCCTGGACCAGCATCTCTATCCGTTTTATCAGTCGGATCGGGCGGTCGGCGCCTTGGATCAGGAGGCGGCACGGGAACTGCTGCAGTGCTTTTGGATCAAGTTCAACAACCAGCCCGCGCCTCCCAAAGTCGGGGTCACTGCAGCTGAAAGCGCGACTTATACCGATTTCGCCAACATCAACAGCGGCGGGCTCCAAGCCGACGGCTCGGACGGCGTCAACGAGGTCACCTATCTGATTCTGGATGTAATCGACGAGATGCGGCTGCTGCAGCCCAGCTCAAATATTCAACTCAGCCATAAAAATCCGGATGCTTTTCTGCGGCGCGCCCTGCAGATCGTAGCCAAAGGGTGGGGCCAGCCCTCGTTGTTCAACGCCGACGCCGTGGTGGCGGAGCTGCTGCGCCAGGGCAAGAGCTTGGTCGACGCGCGCAACGGCGGCACCAGCGGCTGTGTGGAGACCGGCGCATTCGGCAAAGAAAGCTATATCCTCACCGGCTATTTCAATCTGCCGAAAATTTTCGAAATCACACTGAACAACGGCAGGGATCCGCGGACCGGCGAAACCATCGGTCTGCGGCTTGACCTGGATTGGGCGCGAGTCTCCTTTGACGAACTGGTTAATGCCTACCGGGCTCAAGTCAACCACTTTGTCGACATCAAAGTAGCCGGCAACCAGATCATTGAACGGTTGTATGCCGCTTTTATGCCGGTGCCCTTTCTCTCTATCCTCATCGATGACTGCATCCTAACCGGCAAAGATTATCATGACGGCGGAGCGCGATACAACAGCACTTACATCCAAGGCGTCGGACTGGGCACCATTACGGATTGCCTGTCTGCGGTTAAATATCATGTGTTTGAAACGAAGCGTATCACCATGGCCGAACTGCTCACTGCTCTGCAAAACGATTTTGTCGGCGACGAAGAGCTGCGGCTGCTGCTGGTGAACCGGACGCCCCGTTACGGCAACGACGACGACTTCGCCGACGCCTTGATGAAACAAGTGTTTGAGTTGTTCTACCAGGCAGTGGAGGGTCGTAAGAACACCAAGGGGGGAGAATATCACATCGATCTACTGCCGACCACTTGTCATGTCTATTTTGGCTCGCTGACCGGCGCTACGGCTGACGGCCGTAAGGCCGGCAAACCCCTTTCCGAGGGCATTTCCCCGGTTCAAGGGGCAGACCGTAAAGGGCCTACGGCGGTGTTGAAATCTGCAGCCAAGATGGATCATGTGCGCACCGGCGGTACTTTGCTCAACCTCAAGTTCACCCCTAGCCTGCTGCAGGGTGAAAAGGGGATGAACAGCCTCGGTCATCTGGTGCGTTCCTATTTTCATCTCGGCGGTCATCATGTGCAATTCAATGTGGTCAGTGCGCAGGGATTGAAAGAGGCGCAGCAGCATCCCGAACAGCATCGCGATTTGATCGTGCGCGTGGCCGGCTATTCCGACTATTTTTGCGATCTGTCCGCGCCTTTGCAAAATGAGATCATCGAGCGGACCGAACATGGAAGCATTTAA
- a CDS encoding RNA-binding S4 domain-containing protein: protein MTDDAGQRIDKWLKVARLFKTRTQATAACESRRIKVNGEIAKPAKHIKPGDVLTLRRSDGRYLDITVLGLSEKSLSKEMARTLLKIETPEIDEQTKELMALLDQAMRAARITQKGWPTKKQRRDLEKFRDSWR, encoded by the coding sequence ATGACCGATGACGCCGGGCAACGTATAGACAAGTGGCTCAAAGTAGCGCGCCTGTTTAAAACACGAACCCAGGCTACCGCAGCTTGCGAAAGCCGCAGGATCAAGGTGAACGGCGAAATCGCCAAACCCGCCAAACACATTAAACCCGGGGATGTGCTCACCCTGCGCCGGTCCGACGGCCGCTATCTTGACATCACTGTGCTGGGTCTGTCGGAAAAAAGCCTGTCCAAGGAGATGGCGAGAACGCTGTTGAAAATTGAAACGCCGGAGATAGACGAGCAGACCAAGGAATTAATGGCGTTGCTTGATCAGGCGATGAGAGCGGCCCGTATCACGCAAAAAGGCTGGCCGACCAAAAAACAGCGGCGCGATCTGGAAAAATTCCGAGACTCTTGGCGCTGA
- a CDS encoding Glu/Leu/Phe/Val dehydrogenase, whose product MEHGGVFEMALEQLGSTAKLLKMDPNTLRVLSCTERELTVHLPVVMDDGHIEVFEGHRVQHSSARGPCKGGIRYHQDVTLDEVKALSMWMTWKCAVVNIPYGGAKGGIKVDPSKLSFEEVRRLTRRYTVAIMPIIGPHRDIPAPDVNTNAETMGWIMDTVSMYQGSTVLDIVTGKSIELGGSLGRREATGRGVMFVTLELLKQMNLTPEKTRIAVQGFGNVGSVSADLLKKAGCNIQAISDISGAYYCEKGLPISEMIAHCSTGRGKTLEGFSAPGVSKIDPKELFELDVDILIPAALEKQINAENAEKIKAKAVVEGANGPTTPEAERLLIKKGKYVVPDILANAGGVVVSYFEWVQSIQSFFWDEDGVNANLKKVIVSSFDAVWETAQREKQDLRHAAMMIAVSRVDKALENRGIFP is encoded by the coding sequence ATGGAACATGGCGGTGTATTCGAAATGGCGTTGGAGCAACTCGGCTCCACCGCTAAATTGCTCAAGATGGATCCAAATACCCTGCGTGTATTGAGCTGCACCGAGAGGGAGTTGACCGTCCATCTGCCGGTGGTGATGGATGACGGTCATATCGAGGTCTTTGAGGGACACCGGGTTCAACATTCGAGCGCGCGCGGTCCCTGTAAAGGCGGCATCCGCTATCATCAGGATGTCACACTGGATGAGGTGAAGGCCTTGTCCATGTGGATGACGTGGAAATGCGCTGTGGTCAACATCCCCTATGGCGGCGCCAAAGGCGGCATCAAGGTGGATCCGAGCAAGCTTTCCTTTGAAGAGGTGCGCCGTCTTACCCGTCGCTACACAGTGGCCATTATGCCGATCATCGGCCCGCATCGCGATATCCCGGCCCCTGATGTGAACACCAATGCCGAGACCATGGGCTGGATCATGGATACTGTCAGCATGTACCAGGGGAGCACGGTGCTGGACATCGTCACCGGCAAATCCATCGAGTTAGGCGGTTCTCTGGGTCGGCGCGAGGCCACTGGCCGCGGCGTCATGTTCGTCACCCTGGAGCTGCTCAAACAGATGAATCTGACGCCGGAAAAGACTCGGATCGCTGTTCAGGGATTCGGCAATGTGGGTTCCGTGAGCGCCGATCTGCTGAAAAAAGCGGGCTGCAACATCCAGGCCATCAGCGACATCAGCGGCGCCTATTACTGCGAAAAGGGTTTGCCAATCAGTGAGATGATCGCCCACTGCAGCACCGGTCGTGGCAAAACGCTGGAAGGCTTTTCCGCTCCCGGTGTAAGCAAAATTGATCCCAAGGAATTGTTCGAATTGGATGTAGATATTCTAATCCCCGCGGCCCTGGAAAAACAGATCAACGCGGAAAACGCTGAAAAAATTAAAGCTAAGGCCGTGGTCGAGGGCGCCAACGGGCCGACAACGCCGGAAGCTGAACGGCTGTTGATCAAGAAGGGCAAATACGTTGTTCCGGACATCCTGGCCAATGCCGGCGGCGTGGTGGTCTCTTATTTTGAATGGGTACAAAGCATTCAATCCTTTTTCTGGGATGAGGACGGCGTAAATGCCAATCTTAAAAAAGTCATCGTCAGCAGCTTTGATGCGGTCTGGGAGACCGCGCAACGCGAAAAACAGGATCTGCGTCATGCGGCGATGATGATCGCAGTATCGCGAGTTGACAAAGCACTTGAAAACCGCGGCATCTTTCCCTGA